A single Stutzerimonas stutzeri DNA region contains:
- the dadA gene encoding D-amino acid dehydrogenase gives MRVLVMGGGVIGTTSAYYLARAGFEVVVVDRQSAVAMETSFANAGQVSPGYASPWAAPGVPLKAIKWLMQRHAPLAIKLTGDPQQYVWMAQMLRNCTAARYAVNKERMVRLSEYSRDCLNELRAETGIDYEGRQLGTTQLFRTQAQLDNAAKDIAVLDASGVPYELLDRAGIARVEPALGRVSDTLSGALRLPNDQTGDCQMFTTRLAEMARQLGVQFRFNQNIQRLEHSGDRLDGVWIDGTLEKADRYVLALGSYSPQMLKPLGIRAPVYPLKGYSLTVPISDPAMAPVSTVLDETYKVAITRFEQRIRVGGMAEIAGHDLSLNPRRRETLERVVGDLFPLGGDPSNAQLWTGLRPATPDGTPIVGATAYRNLYLNTGHGTLGWTMACGSGRLLADLLAKKRTQISTDGLDISRYGTTKESRKHAHTAPAH, from the coding sequence ATGCGTGTTCTGGTAATGGGCGGCGGCGTGATCGGCACCACCAGTGCCTACTATCTGGCGCGTGCTGGCTTCGAGGTGGTGGTGGTCGATCGGCAGTCTGCGGTGGCGATGGAAACCAGTTTTGCCAACGCCGGCCAGGTCTCTCCCGGTTACGCCTCGCCCTGGGCCGCACCTGGTGTGCCGCTGAAAGCCATCAAATGGCTGATGCAGCGCCACGCGCCGCTGGCCATCAAGCTCACCGGCGATCCACAGCAGTACGTGTGGATGGCGCAGATGCTGCGCAACTGCACGGCGGCGCGCTATGCGGTCAACAAGGAGCGCATGGTGCGGCTGTCCGAATACAGCCGCGACTGCCTGAACGAGCTGCGCGCCGAGACCGGCATCGACTATGAAGGTCGACAGCTGGGGACGACCCAGCTGTTTCGTACCCAGGCGCAACTGGACAATGCGGCCAAGGACATTGCCGTGCTCGACGCCTCGGGCGTGCCCTACGAGCTGCTCGATCGAGCCGGCATTGCCCGGGTGGAGCCGGCGCTCGGGCGGGTGTCGGACACGCTCAGCGGCGCGCTACGCCTGCCCAACGACCAGACCGGCGACTGCCAGATGTTCACCACCCGGCTGGCCGAGATGGCGCGCCAGTTGGGCGTGCAGTTTCGCTTCAACCAGAACATCCAGCGTCTGGAGCATTCGGGTGATCGTCTCGACGGTGTCTGGATCGACGGCACGCTGGAAAAGGCCGATCGCTATGTGCTGGCGCTGGGTAGCTACAGCCCGCAGATGCTCAAGCCGCTGGGTATCCGCGCGCCGGTCTACCCGCTCAAGGGCTACTCGCTCACCGTGCCGATCAGCGACCCGGCCATGGCGCCGGTCTCGACGGTGCTCGATGAAACCTACAAGGTTGCCATCACCCGCTTCGAACAGCGGATCCGGGTGGGCGGCATGGCCGAGATTGCCGGTCACGACCTGTCGTTGAATCCGCGGCGGCGCGAGACCCTGGAGAGGGTCGTCGGCGATTTGTTTCCGCTGGGAGGCGACCCGAGCAATGCGCAGTTGTGGACCGGGTTGCGCCCCGCGACCCCGGATGGCACGCCGATCGTTGGCGCCACGGCTTATCGCAACCTGTATCTGAACACTGGACACGGTACGCTTGGCTGGACCATGGCCTGCGGTTCCGGCCGCCTGCTCGCCGACCTGTTGGCGAAAAAGCGCACCCAGATCAGCACCGATGGCCTGGATATTTCTCGTTACGGCACGACCAAGGAGTCCCGCAAGCATGCCCATACAGCGCCTGCACACTAA
- a CDS encoding cupin domain-containing protein: MPSSAPQPEQLRFASDGRTPNSPHPVLLYRQLPLAGGDYAAAFEGLFDSHLWPAQWRAGVYDYHHFHSTAHEVLGVSRGSARLMLGGEQGQEVEVRAGDALVLPAGTGHCQLSASDDFEVVGGYPVDQQYDLLRPDARNHDEARARAERVGVPVSDPVAGTQGALVDLWRRE, from the coding sequence ATGCCCAGTTCTGCCCCGCAACCCGAACAACTGCGTTTCGCCAGCGACGGGCGCACGCCCAACAGCCCGCACCCGGTCCTGCTGTACCGCCAGTTGCCACTGGCCGGTGGCGACTATGCCGCTGCCTTCGAAGGCCTGTTCGACAGTCATCTCTGGCCCGCGCAATGGCGGGCGGGCGTTTACGACTATCACCACTTTCACTCCACGGCGCATGAGGTGCTCGGCGTTTCGCGCGGCTCGGCGCGGTTGATGCTCGGCGGCGAGCAGGGGCAGGAAGTGGAAGTGCGTGCCGGAGACGCGCTGGTGCTACCGGCCGGTACCGGCCACTGCCAGCTCAGCGCAAGCGATGATTTCGAAGTGGTGGGCGGCTATCCGGTCGATCAGCAGTACGATCTGCTGCGTCCGGACGCGCGCAACCACGATGAAGCGCGAGCGCGCGCTGAGCGGGTCGGCGTGCCGGTGAGCGATCCGGTTGCCGGTACCCAGGGCGCGCTGGTCGACCTGTGGCGTCGCGAGTGA
- a CDS encoding phospholipase D family protein, protein MFVAALLLVGCAGPITPAPPSYALSNPDSGLAQRVEALAAERPAGHSGFRLLPLSAEAFAARIRMIRAAENTLDVQYYIVHDGLSTRALIDELLKAADRGVRVRLLLDDTASDGSDYQIATLAAHPNILIRVFNPLHVGRSNVFTRSLGRLLKLSQQHRRMHNKLMLADSSLAIVGGRNLGDEYFDADKGLNFTDIDLLGAGPVARQLATSFDQYWNHDLSVPIQHFLRRPPRVSALDDARREITRYLEAERQRDPKRYHHLTADLDDAPLAQWLQQLTWAPGEAMWDHPDKINAPGIPDEHLLLTTRLQPSLEAVSREMTLISAYFVPTDDGVSYLTRQADKGVAIRILTNSLEATDVPLVHGGYAPYRRPLLEAGVRLFELRRQPDQEASYNLGGESESSLHSKAAVFDRQEVFLGSLNFDPRSILWNTEVGVLIESPELASEVQRLTLEGTSPSVSYEVRLVEVDGRKRLVWIAEDQDRRKVLLDEPGGAWRRFNAWFSQMIGLERML, encoded by the coding sequence ATGTTTGTAGCGGCGCTGTTACTGGTTGGATGCGCCGGGCCAATTACGCCCGCACCGCCATCCTATGCGCTGTCGAACCCGGACTCGGGGCTGGCCCAGCGGGTCGAAGCGCTGGCTGCCGAGCGCCCCGCCGGGCATTCGGGCTTCCGCTTGCTGCCCTTGAGCGCCGAAGCGTTCGCCGCACGAATCAGGATGATCCGCGCCGCCGAAAACACCCTCGACGTGCAGTACTACATCGTCCACGACGGCCTCAGTACGCGCGCGCTGATCGACGAATTGCTCAAGGCCGCCGATCGCGGCGTCAGGGTCCGCCTGCTGCTCGATGACACAGCCAGTGACGGCAGCGATTACCAGATCGCCACCCTGGCGGCTCATCCGAACATCCTCATTCGCGTCTTCAACCCGCTGCACGTGGGCCGCAGTAACGTGTTCACGCGTTCGCTGGGCCGGCTGCTGAAGTTGTCGCAACAACACCGGCGCATGCACAACAAGCTGATGCTGGCCGACAGCAGCCTGGCGATCGTTGGCGGTCGCAACCTCGGTGACGAATATTTCGATGCTGATAAAGGTCTGAACTTCACCGACATCGACCTGCTCGGCGCCGGGCCGGTTGCGCGACAGTTGGCGACCAGCTTCGATCAATACTGGAACCACGATCTCAGTGTGCCCATCCAGCATTTTCTGCGGCGCCCGCCTCGCGTCTCGGCGCTAGACGATGCGCGCAGAGAGATCACGCGGTATCTGGAGGCCGAGCGTCAGCGTGACCCCAAGCGCTACCATCACCTGACGGCTGATCTGGACGACGCCCCGCTGGCCCAATGGCTACAGCAACTGACCTGGGCGCCCGGTGAAGCCATGTGGGATCACCCGGACAAGATCAACGCGCCCGGCATTCCTGATGAACACCTGCTGCTGACCACCCGGCTGCAACCGAGCCTGGAGGCGGTCAGCCGAGAGATGACGCTGATTTCAGCCTACTTCGTGCCCACCGACGACGGCGTGAGCTACTTGACCCGCCAGGCCGACAAGGGCGTGGCCATCCGTATTCTGACCAACTCGCTGGAGGCGACCGACGTACCGCTCGTCCATGGCGGCTACGCGCCCTACCGTCGCCCGCTGCTCGAGGCCGGCGTGCGACTGTTCGAACTGCGCCGGCAGCCCGATCAGGAAGCGTCCTACAACCTGGGCGGCGAGTCGGAGTCCAGCCTGCACAGCAAGGCGGCGGTATTCGACCGGCAGGAGGTGTTCCTCGGCTCGTTGAATTTCGACCCCCGCTCGATTCTCTGGAACACGGAAGTCGGCGTTCTGATCGAAAGTCCCGAGTTAGCCAGCGAGGTCCAGCGACTGACCCTGGAAGGGACCTCGCCATCGGTCAGCTACGAAGTGCGGCTCGTCGAAGTCGATGGCCGCAAGCGCCTGGTCTGGATCGCCGAAGACCAGGACCGGCGCAAGGTCCTGCTGGACGAGCCTGGCGGTGCCTGGCGCCGCTTCAATGCCTGGTTCAGTCAGATGATCGGGCTTGAGCGCATGCTCTAG
- a CDS encoding Lrp/AsnC ligand binding domain-containing protein has translation MRTQHQTRRELDKLDRQILRLLQAEGRMPFTELGERIGLSTTPCTERVRRLEREGIIMGYTARLNPQHLKAGLLVFVEISLAYKSGDIFEEFRRAVLKLPHVLECHLVSGDFDYLIKARISEMASYRKLLGDILLKLPHVRESKSYIVMEEVKESLELPVPD, from the coding sequence ATGCGGACCCAACATCAAACCCGCCGCGAGCTGGACAAGCTCGACCGCCAGATCCTCCGCCTGCTGCAAGCCGAAGGGCGAATGCCATTCACCGAGCTGGGTGAACGCATCGGCCTCTCCACCACGCCCTGCACCGAGCGCGTCCGCCGGCTGGAGCGCGAGGGCATCATCATGGGCTATACCGCACGGCTGAATCCGCAACACCTCAAGGCGGGCTTGCTGGTATTCGTCGAGATCAGCCTGGCCTACAAGTCCGGTGACATTTTCGAGGAGTTCCGCCGCGCCGTGCTCAAGCTGCCGCACGTGCTTGAATGCCACCTGGTTTCCGGCGACTTCGACTACCTGATCAAGGCGCGGATTTCGGAAATGGCGTCCTATCGGAAGCTGCTGGGCGACATCCTGCTCAAGCTGCCGCATGTGCGCGAATCGAAGAGCTACATCGTCATGGAAGAAGTGAAGGAATCGCTCGAACTGCCGGTGCCGGACTGA
- a CDS encoding methyl-accepting chemotaxis protein, with protein sequence MRPAFRRHPKACLLHAAALLGLLLFHGWMGLPFHLTVVSILLLGLWPWLGPWRTDRDAPIPPDDEVRSFAELSKRLSRHTCHNALSAAQVSFSAGQLAARLRSQLAAISEVANGAEAMTATEQDSAARARQALEAAEAVRRSSDSGRAELQHAIERMQQLSAQTEASRELLDGLAARTEDIRQITDVIQSIASQTNLLALNAAIEAARAGEAGRGFAVVADEVRNLAGRTSSATEEVGRMVSDIREQSEAVVSHIQKQASELDQAAAQIAGTGAQLCGIADLAGNVETQVAEIASGTADNHERLAQLFVALGQLRGDALESEAQTSQLSKAAETLGGQAETVSEQLAEVQLDDYHQRIFDLARDGAAAIAARFEADLQAGRLTVDDLFDRHYQAQPGTDPIRYSTRFDRYADEVLPALQEPLLERDDALVYAIATTPDGYVPTHNRAFSEPPVGDPEIDRVRSRSKRLFNDRTGGRCGSHQRKVLLQTYSRDTGELMHDLSVPIMVAGRHWGGLRLGYRPEP encoded by the coding sequence ATGCGCCCTGCCTTCCGCCGTCACCCCAAGGCCTGCCTGCTCCATGCAGCCGCCTTGCTGGGCCTGCTGCTGTTCCATGGCTGGATGGGACTGCCGTTCCATCTGACCGTCGTTTCGATCCTGCTGCTTGGCCTGTGGCCCTGGCTGGGTCCATGGCGTACCGACAGGGACGCCCCGATCCCGCCCGACGACGAGGTGCGCAGCTTCGCCGAGCTGAGCAAGCGTCTCTCTCGCCATACCTGCCACAACGCGCTGTCGGCTGCGCAAGTGTCGTTCAGTGCAGGGCAGCTGGCCGCGCGCCTGCGGTCGCAACTTGCAGCCATCAGCGAGGTCGCCAACGGCGCCGAGGCCATGACCGCGACCGAGCAGGACAGTGCGGCCCGTGCTCGGCAGGCGCTGGAAGCGGCCGAGGCCGTGCGTCGCAGCAGCGACAGCGGGCGCGCCGAGCTTCAGCATGCCATCGAGCGCATGCAGCAGCTGAGCGCACAGACCGAAGCCAGTCGCGAACTGCTCGATGGCCTGGCTGCGCGCACCGAAGACATTCGGCAGATCACCGACGTGATCCAGTCCATCGCCAGCCAGACCAATCTGCTTGCCCTCAATGCCGCGATCGAGGCGGCGCGCGCCGGGGAGGCGGGCCGCGGCTTTGCGGTGGTGGCCGACGAGGTGCGCAACCTCGCCGGGCGCACCAGCAGTGCCACCGAAGAGGTCGGCCGGATGGTCAGCGATATTCGCGAGCAGAGCGAGGCGGTCGTGAGCCATATCCAGAAACAGGCCAGCGAGCTGGACCAGGCCGCGGCGCAGATTGCCGGGACCGGGGCCCAGCTCTGCGGTATCGCCGATTTGGCGGGCAACGTCGAAACCCAGGTGGCGGAGATTGCGTCCGGCACCGCCGATAACCACGAGCGGCTCGCACAACTGTTCGTTGCGCTGGGCCAACTGCGCGGCGACGCGCTGGAGAGCGAAGCGCAGACGAGCCAGCTGAGCAAGGCCGCCGAAACACTGGGAGGGCAGGCTGAAACCGTAAGCGAGCAGCTCGCCGAAGTGCAGCTCGACGATTACCACCAGCGCATTTTCGACTTGGCTCGTGACGGCGCGGCGGCCATCGCCGCGCGTTTCGAGGCGGATCTGCAAGCCGGTCGGCTGACCGTGGATGACCTGTTCGATCGCCATTACCAGGCACAACCGGGGACGGACCCGATCCGCTACAGCACCCGCTTCGATCGCTATGCCGACGAAGTCCTGCCCGCGCTTCAGGAGCCCCTGCTGGAACGTGACGATGCGTTGGTCTATGCCATCGCCACGACACCTGATGGCTATGTGCCGACGCACAACCGTGCGTTCAGCGAGCCGCCGGTCGGCGATCCGGAGATCGACCGGGTCAGAAGTCGGAGCAAGCGGCTATTCAACGATCGCACCGGAGGGCGCTGCGGCAGCCATCAACGCAAGGTCCTGTTGCAGACCTACAGCCGCGACACCGGTGAGCTGATGCACGACCTTTCGGTGCCCATCATGGTGGCGGGTCGTCATTGGGGTGGCCTGCGGCTGGGCTACCGCCCCGAGCCGTAG
- the xpt gene encoding xanthine phosphoribosyltransferase: MEQLKQKIRNEGIVLSDRVLKVDAFLNHQIDPVLMQQIGQEFARRFRDQNITKIVTIEASGIAPAIMAGLELGVPVIFARKHQSLTLTDHLLTASVYSFTKQVESTIAISTTHLSDADRVLIIDDFLANGKAAKGLISIIQQAGASIAGLGIVIEKSFQAGRQELEEAGFRVESLARVAALSDGQVIFVD, translated from the coding sequence GTGGAACAGCTGAAACAGAAAATCCGCAATGAAGGCATCGTACTCTCCGACCGAGTACTCAAGGTCGATGCGTTCCTGAACCACCAGATCGACCCGGTGCTGATGCAGCAGATCGGTCAGGAATTCGCCCGGCGGTTCCGCGACCAGAACATCACCAAGATCGTCACCATCGAAGCCTCCGGCATCGCTCCTGCGATCATGGCGGGGCTGGAACTCGGCGTGCCGGTGATTTTCGCCCGCAAGCACCAGTCGTTGACGCTGACCGACCACCTGCTGACCGCTTCGGTCTATTCCTTCACCAAGCAGGTCGAAAGCACCATCGCGATTTCCACCACCCATCTGTCCGACGCGGACCGCGTATTGATCATTGATGACTTCCTGGCCAACGGCAAAGCCGCCAAGGGTCTGATTTCGATCATCCAGCAAGCCGGCGCCAGCATTGCGGGGCTCGGGATCGTCATCGAGAAGTCGTTCCAGGCGGGCCGCCAGGAGCTGGAAGAAGCAGGCTTCCGTGTCGAATCACTGGCTCGCGTCGCCGCGCTCAGCGACGGTCAGGTGATCTTCGTCGACTAG
- a CDS encoding DUF962 domain-containing protein: protein MKTLTDHLAQYAAYHRDPRNLLSHFIGIPMIVLAVAVLLSRPGVDIGGLWLSPVALVAAAATLFYLRLDLRFGMLMGVVLLLCVWGGARLAQQSTALWLGAGIGLFVVGWIIQFVGHYFEGRKPAFVDDLSGLIIGPLFVAAELGFMLGLREPLRHAIEARVGPVRLRQRPVDA, encoded by the coding sequence ATGAAAACCCTGACCGACCATTTGGCGCAATACGCGGCCTACCATCGCGATCCGCGCAATCTGCTCAGCCATTTCATCGGCATTCCGATGATCGTGCTGGCCGTCGCGGTGCTGCTGTCGCGGCCCGGCGTCGACATTGGCGGGTTGTGGTTGAGCCCGGTTGCCCTGGTCGCGGCGGCCGCCACCCTGTTCTATCTGCGGCTGGACCTGCGCTTCGGCATGCTCATGGGCGTAGTGTTGCTGCTGTGCGTCTGGGGCGGCGCACGACTGGCGCAGCAGTCGACGGCGCTCTGGCTGGGCGCAGGCATCGGCCTGTTCGTGGTGGGCTGGATCATCCAGTTCGTCGGTCACTACTTCGAAGGGCGTAAACCGGCGTTCGTGGATGATCTGAGCGGGCTGATCATCGGCCCGCTGTTCGTCGCGGCCGAGCTGGGCTTCATGCTCGGTTTGCGCGAGCCGCTGCGTCACGCCATCGAGGCGCGCGTCGGACCGGTACGGCTGCGCCAGCGCCCGGTCGATGCCTGA
- a CDS encoding cupin domain-containing protein produces the protein MDVGVRLQTIRKLKGLSQRELAKRAGVTNSTISMIEKNSVSPSISSLKKVLSGIPMSLVEFFSPDFEQESDTQVVYKAGELIDISDGAVSMKLVGKAHPGRAIAFLAETYPPGADTGTDMLAHQGEEAGMLVEGRLELTVSGQTYVLETGDSYYFDSNKPHRFRNPFDAPARLISATTPANF, from the coding sequence TTGGACGTCGGTGTTCGACTGCAAACCATCCGTAAACTCAAGGGACTTTCCCAGCGTGAGCTGGCCAAACGTGCAGGCGTTACCAACAGCACGATTTCGATGATCGAAAAGAACAGTGTCAGCCCCTCCATCAGCTCGCTGAAGAAGGTGCTCAGTGGCATCCCCATGTCGCTGGTCGAGTTCTTCTCGCCAGATTTCGAGCAGGAAAGTGACACCCAGGTAGTCTACAAGGCGGGTGAGCTGATCGATATTTCCGACGGTGCGGTGAGCATGAAACTCGTCGGCAAGGCGCATCCGGGGCGCGCCATCGCGTTTCTTGCCGAGACCTATCCGCCCGGCGCGGATACCGGCACGGACATGCTTGCCCATCAGGGCGAAGAGGCCGGCATGCTGGTCGAGGGGCGCCTGGAGCTGACCGTCAGTGGGCAGACCTACGTGCTCGAAACCGGTGACAGTTATTACTTCGACAGCAACAAGCCGCATCGCTTTCGCAATCCCTTCGATGCGCCTGCCAGGCTGATCAGCGCTACGACACCGGCCAACTTCTGA
- a CDS encoding RidA family protein: MPIQRLHTNSRMSQIVIHRDTVYLAGQVGEDMNAGIEQQTRETLDNIERLLRQAGTDKQHILSVTIYLKDIDADFAGMNAVWDQWLPEGVAPARATVEAKLCEPEILVELSVVAALPE; the protein is encoded by the coding sequence ATGCCCATACAGCGCCTGCACACTAATTCGCGCATGAGTCAGATCGTCATCCACCGCGACACGGTCTACCTGGCCGGGCAAGTCGGTGAAGACATGAACGCGGGCATCGAGCAGCAGACCCGCGAAACGCTGGACAATATCGAGCGGCTGCTGCGTCAGGCGGGTACCGACAAGCAGCACATCCTGTCGGTGACCATCTACCTGAAGGACATCGATGCGGATTTCGCCGGCATGAACGCCGTTTGGGATCAATGGCTGCCCGAGGGCGTTGCGCCGGCGCGGGCTACCGTCGAAGCCAAACTGTGCGAGCCGGAGATTCTGGTGGAGCTGTCAGTGGTGGCCGCGCTGCCCGAATGA
- a CDS encoding NAD(P)/FAD-dependent oxidoreductase, whose translation MMTRQIAAQAQNHAPSYYAASTNRALAFAPLQGEQEADVCIVGGGFSGLNTAIELAERGLSVVLLEAHRIGWGASGRNGGQLIRGVGHDVEQFLPVLGEAGVDALKHMGFEAVDIVRQRIERYAIDCDLSWGYCDLATKTRHLDGFQAEYADLQRLGYAHPLRLVPGHEMREVIGSDRYLGGLVDMGSGHLHPLNLALGEAAAAQSLGVRLFEQSIVERIDHGQQVRVHTAQGCVRAQQLVLAGNAYLGNLDRTLAGKVLPAGSYIIATEPLPEALGHELLPQNMAVCDQRVALDYFRLSADGRLLFGGACHYSGRDPKDIARYMQPKMLKVFPQLQGIGIDYQWGGMIGIGANRLPQIGRLAGQPNVYYAQAYSGHGLNATHLAGRLLAEAICGQLQGRFDLFARVPHPTFPGGQRLRSPLLALGMLWYRFKDLF comes from the coding sequence ATGATGACCCGGCAGATCGCCGCCCAGGCACAGAATCACGCCCCCTCCTACTACGCCGCCAGCACCAATCGCGCGCTCGCCTTCGCCCCGCTGCAAGGCGAGCAAGAGGCGGACGTCTGCATCGTCGGCGGCGGGTTCAGCGGGCTCAACACCGCCATCGAACTCGCCGAGCGTGGCCTTTCGGTGGTGCTGCTCGAAGCGCACCGGATCGGCTGGGGCGCCAGCGGCCGCAACGGTGGCCAGCTGATCCGCGGTGTCGGCCACGATGTCGAACAGTTCCTGCCGGTACTGGGCGAGGCAGGCGTGGACGCGCTCAAGCACATGGGGTTCGAAGCCGTCGACATCGTCCGCCAACGCATCGAACGCTACGCCATCGACTGCGACCTGAGCTGGGGCTATTGCGACCTGGCCACCAAGACGCGGCATCTCGACGGCTTCCAGGCGGAGTACGCCGATCTCCAGCGCCTGGGCTATGCGCATCCGCTGCGCCTGGTGCCGGGTCACGAAATGCGTGAGGTGATCGGCTCTGATCGCTACCTCGGCGGATTGGTCGACATGGGCTCCGGGCATCTGCACCCACTGAACCTGGCGTTGGGCGAAGCGGCCGCCGCGCAGTCGCTGGGCGTGCGGTTGTTCGAGCAGTCCATCGTGGAGCGGATCGACCATGGCCAGCAGGTTCGCGTACACACGGCACAGGGCTGCGTGCGCGCGCAGCAACTGGTGCTGGCCGGCAACGCCTATCTGGGAAATCTCGACCGGACGCTGGCGGGCAAGGTGCTGCCTGCCGGTAGTTACATCATTGCCACCGAACCGTTGCCCGAGGCGCTCGGGCACGAATTACTGCCCCAGAACATGGCCGTCTGCGATCAGCGGGTCGCACTGGATTACTTCCGCCTCTCGGCCGATGGCCGCCTGCTGTTCGGCGGCGCCTGCCACTACTCGGGCCGCGATCCGAAAGACATCGCCCGCTACATGCAGCCGAAGATGCTCAAGGTATTTCCACAGTTGCAGGGCATCGGCATCGACTACCAGTGGGGCGGCATGATCGGCATCGGTGCGAACCGGTTACCGCAGATCGGGCGACTCGCCGGGCAACCCAACGTCTACTACGCCCAGGCCTATTCGGGCCACGGCCTGAACGCCACGCACCTGGCCGGGCGGCTGCTCGCCGAGGCCATCTGCGGCCAGCTGCAGGGTCGCTTCGACCTGTTCGCCCGGGTGCCGCACCCGACCTTTCCCGGAGGTCAGCGGCTGCGTTCACCGCTGCTGGCGCTGGGCATGCTCTGGTATCGGTTCAAGGATCTGTTCTGA
- a CDS encoding c-type cytochrome: MNLIKKILVAQTAVVALWAVSAQAATNDAIAERLKPVGEVCIQGEECAAAGAATAAAGGGARSGADVYGKFCTACHGSGLLNSPKTGDSAAWSARADAAGGLDGLLKHAISGINAMPPKGTCGDCSDDELKAAIQHMSGL, translated from the coding sequence GTGAACCTGATTAAGAAGATCCTGGTAGCACAGACTGCCGTAGTGGCCCTGTGGGCAGTGAGCGCTCAGGCTGCGACCAACGACGCCATCGCCGAGCGACTCAAGCCGGTGGGTGAAGTATGTATTCAAGGTGAGGAGTGCGCCGCTGCTGGCGCTGCGACTGCCGCAGCTGGCGGTGGCGCGCGCAGTGGCGCGGATGTCTATGGCAAGTTCTGTACGGCCTGCCATGGCTCCGGTCTCTTGAACTCACCGAAGACTGGCGACAGCGCAGCCTGGTCGGCACGCGCCGATGCGGCCGGCGGCCTGGACGGCCTGCTCAAGCACGCCATCAGCGGTATCAACGCCATGCCGCCGAAAGGTACCTGTGGCGATTGCTCGGATGACGAACTGAAGGCCGCCATCCAGCATATGTCCGGTCTGTAA